From the genome of Phytohabitans rumicis, one region includes:
- a CDS encoding ABC transporter permease — MVALAIPPILVNTYEGIRQVDAELRDAAQGVGMTGPEVLLHVELPVALPLIILGLRTAAIQIVSTATIAAYVGLGGLGRYIFDGLARREYEVMVGGAVLAVLLALLTEAAFALLAKATVAQGVRHRATAR; from the coding sequence CTGGTCGCGCTGGCGATCCCGCCGATCCTGGTCAACACGTACGAGGGAATCCGGCAGGTCGACGCGGAGCTGCGCGACGCGGCGCAAGGCGTCGGCATGACCGGTCCGGAGGTCCTGCTCCACGTCGAACTGCCGGTCGCGCTGCCGCTGATCATCCTCGGCCTGCGGACCGCGGCGATCCAGATCGTGTCCACCGCCACGATCGCCGCGTACGTGGGGCTCGGCGGGCTCGGCCGCTACATCTTCGACGGACTGGCCCGGCGGGAGTACGAGGTCATGGTCGGCGGTGCCGTCCTGGCCGTGCTGCTGGCGCTGCTGACCGAAGCCGCCTTCGCCCTGCTGGCCAAGGCGACCGTCGCCCAAGGCGTACGCCACCGGGCGACCGCACGGTGA
- a CDS encoding alkaline phosphatase PhoX, with the protein MPASRRNFLAGGAAAGVGLAVAGGFPSLAQAHPNLPRPVGGTGRKPFPPLVDDPDGILALPEGFSYTIVTRTGVTRLDKGQGLTPSDHDGMAVYDAGHGRYTLIQNHEIDPGAESGVPHVRGTVYDPGAVDAGGCTVIRTDRAGRNLGEFVAISGTVSNCAGGPTPWGTWLTCEETEDRAGDEWEEGDRSGVFQKDHGYVFEVWADGSADPRPIKCLGRYAHEALAIDKDRTKVYLSEDADGPNGLFYRWTAPRGVKLGPGVLTRLAANAGTLAAMQIIMDDGSVLPDVAYLTSAQLGRPFPVRWIEVPERDAKTTPVREQFTEGQVTRGRKFEGVWGTDEGVYVVNSYAWDEGDLPADAAPHDGMVWFYDYRAQTIQLVTYFPHQTTAEDGAPARYDDLTFDGPDNVTVTPWGSLVLAEDGAGASHVLSAIPGGPTYAIARNQLNDSEFCGPTFTADGTVLFVNMQDPGLTLAITGPWEKYLG; encoded by the coding sequence GTGCCTGCCTCTCGTCGTAACTTCCTTGCCGGCGGCGCGGCCGCTGGAGTGGGCCTTGCCGTCGCCGGTGGCTTCCCGTCACTCGCCCAGGCCCACCCGAACCTCCCCCGGCCGGTGGGCGGGACCGGTCGCAAGCCGTTCCCGCCGCTCGTGGACGACCCCGATGGAATTCTGGCGCTGCCAGAAGGCTTCAGCTACACGATCGTCACCCGGACCGGCGTCACCCGGCTCGACAAGGGTCAAGGACTGACCCCTTCCGACCACGACGGCATGGCCGTCTACGACGCCGGCCACGGCCGGTACACCCTGATCCAGAACCACGAGATCGACCCGGGCGCCGAGTCGGGCGTGCCGCACGTCAGGGGCACCGTCTACGACCCCGGCGCGGTCGACGCCGGCGGCTGCACCGTGATCAGGACCGACCGTGCGGGCCGCAACCTCGGTGAGTTCGTCGCCATCTCCGGCACGGTCAGCAACTGTGCCGGCGGGCCCACCCCGTGGGGCACGTGGCTGACCTGCGAGGAGACCGAGGACCGGGCCGGCGACGAATGGGAGGAGGGCGACCGCTCCGGGGTCTTCCAGAAGGATCACGGCTACGTCTTCGAGGTCTGGGCCGACGGCAGCGCAGACCCGCGGCCGATCAAGTGCCTGGGCCGCTACGCCCACGAGGCGTTGGCGATCGACAAGGACCGCACGAAGGTCTACCTCTCCGAGGACGCCGACGGGCCCAACGGCCTCTTCTACCGGTGGACCGCACCCCGTGGCGTCAAGCTGGGTCCCGGCGTCCTCACGCGTCTCGCCGCCAACGCCGGCACCCTGGCCGCGATGCAGATCATCATGGACGACGGCTCGGTGCTGCCCGACGTCGCCTACCTGACCTCCGCCCAGCTGGGCCGCCCCTTCCCGGTGCGCTGGATCGAGGTGCCCGAGCGCGACGCGAAGACCACACCCGTGCGCGAACAGTTCACCGAGGGCCAGGTCACCCGCGGAAGGAAGTTCGAGGGCGTGTGGGGCACCGACGAGGGCGTGTACGTCGTCAACTCCTACGCCTGGGACGAGGGTGACCTTCCCGCGGACGCCGCTCCGCACGACGGCATGGTCTGGTTCTACGACTACCGCGCCCAGACCATCCAGCTGGTTACCTACTTCCCCCACCAGACCACGGCGGAGGACGGCGCGCCGGCCAGGTACGACGACCTGACCTTCGACGGCCCGGACAACGTGACCGTCACCCCGTGGGGGAGCCTCGTACTCGCCGAGGACGGCGCCGGCGCTTCCCACGTGCTCAGCGCGATCCCGGGCGGCCCGACCTACGCCATCGCCCGAAACCAACTCAACGACTCGGAGTTCTGCGGCCCGACCTTCACCGCCGACGGCACAGTACTCTTCGTCAACATGCAGGACCCCGGCCTCACCCTGGCCATCACCGGCCCGTGGGAAAAGTACCTGGGCTAA
- a CDS encoding amidohydrolase family protein — protein sequence MGETWEVGLRIDVHQHLWPEEFVEALRRRARPPRLTGWTLHLDGEADFAVDPAQHDPVVRAAEVRAQGASLVLVSLSSPLGIEWLAPEQAYPLIDAYHRGAAALPAPFRAWAAACLSEVDPAALREQLGRGFVGLQLPATALADPAGYARCAPLLDLLEEVGLPLFVHPGAAPPAAPVPSWWPALVPYVHQMHQAWYAFRAFGRPRHPRLRVCFAMLAGLAPLHGERLAVRGGTPGVVDPSIFLDTSSYGPRAIDATIRALGVDGIVFGTDHPYAGPADMRLGVAAEHAIVATNPARLLALKGDHR from the coding sequence ATGGGTGAAACCTGGGAGGTCGGCCTGCGGATAGATGTCCACCAGCACCTGTGGCCCGAGGAGTTCGTCGAGGCCCTCCGGCGGCGTGCCCGGCCGCCGCGCCTGACGGGCTGGACGCTGCATCTCGACGGCGAGGCCGACTTCGCCGTCGACCCCGCGCAGCACGATCCGGTGGTACGCGCCGCCGAGGTCCGCGCGCAGGGAGCCAGCCTGGTCCTGGTCTCGCTGTCCAGCCCGCTGGGTATCGAGTGGCTCGCGCCGGAGCAGGCGTACCCGCTCATCGACGCCTACCACCGCGGTGCCGCCGCCCTACCGGCTCCGTTCCGGGCGTGGGCCGCGGCCTGCCTGAGCGAGGTCGACCCGGCCGCGCTGCGCGAGCAGCTGGGGCGGGGCTTCGTCGGACTGCAACTGCCCGCGACGGCGCTCGCGGATCCGGCCGGCTACGCGCGCTGCGCCCCGCTGCTGGACCTGCTGGAGGAGGTGGGTCTCCCGCTCTTCGTGCACCCGGGCGCCGCGCCGCCCGCCGCACCGGTGCCGTCCTGGTGGCCGGCCCTCGTGCCGTACGTGCACCAGATGCATCAGGCGTGGTACGCGTTTCGCGCGTTCGGCCGCCCGCGCCATCCCCGGTTGCGGGTCTGCTTCGCCATGCTGGCCGGACTGGCGCCGCTGCACGGCGAGCGGCTCGCCGTGCGCGGTGGTACGCCGGGGGTCGTTGACCCGTCGATCTTCCTGGACACCTCGTCGTACGGACCGCGCGCGATCGATGCGACCATCCGCGCGCTCGGCGTCGACGGCATCGTGTTCGGCACCGACCATCCCTATGCCGGCCCGGCCGACATGCGGCTGGGCGTCGCCGCCGAGCACGCCATCGTCGCCACCAACCCAGCCCGACTGCTCGCCCTGAAAGGAGACCACCGATGA
- a CDS encoding ABC transporter ATP-binding protein gives MITFAEVTKRYPDGTVAVDQLSLDIPAGKITVFVGPSGCGKTTTLRMINRMVEPSSGTIRLDGEEIGKSDPPTLRRRIGYVIQHGGLFPHRTVVDNVATVPYLLGWDRRKARGRAMELLELVGLPASFARRYPYQLSGGQQQRVGVARALAADPPVMLMDEPFSAVDPVVRKSLQEELIRLQAELHKTIVFVTHDIDEAIRLGDQVCVLKVGGRIGQYDTPANLLAAPADEFVAQFLGEDRGLRRLAFLGSDGLSLATDRIVTAGTAPAGLDWALVVDSDRRPAGWSNAGDPDLLPCARTFTVGVDSLRSALDSAVLNPSGLAIGVDGDGRAVGLADQSQITERLRTPVAGQ, from the coding sequence TTGATCACGTTTGCCGAGGTAACCAAGCGGTACCCGGACGGCACCGTCGCCGTCGACCAGCTCAGCCTCGATATCCCCGCGGGCAAGATCACTGTTTTCGTCGGGCCCTCGGGGTGTGGGAAGACCACGACACTACGAATGATCAATCGGATGGTCGAGCCGAGCTCGGGCACGATCCGGCTCGACGGAGAAGAGATCGGCAAGTCCGACCCGCCCACCCTGCGCCGGCGGATCGGGTACGTCATCCAGCACGGCGGGCTCTTTCCCCATCGGACGGTCGTGGACAACGTCGCCACCGTCCCGTACCTGCTGGGTTGGGACCGCCGCAAGGCTCGTGGCCGGGCGATGGAACTGCTCGAACTCGTCGGCCTGCCCGCGTCGTTCGCCAGGCGGTACCCGTACCAGCTCTCCGGCGGCCAGCAGCAGCGCGTCGGCGTCGCCCGCGCACTCGCGGCCGACCCGCCGGTCATGCTGATGGACGAGCCGTTCAGCGCCGTGGACCCGGTCGTGCGCAAGAGCCTGCAGGAAGAGCTGATCCGGCTCCAGGCCGAGCTGCACAAGACCATCGTCTTCGTGACCCACGACATCGACGAGGCGATCCGCCTCGGCGACCAGGTGTGCGTGCTGAAGGTGGGCGGCCGGATCGGGCAGTACGACACCCCGGCGAACCTGCTCGCCGCCCCCGCCGACGAGTTCGTCGCGCAGTTCCTCGGCGAGGACCGGGGCCTGCGGCGGCTCGCCTTCCTCGGCTCCGACGGCCTGTCCCTGGCCACCGATCGCATCGTCACCGCGGGCACGGCCCCGGCCGGGCTCGACTGGGCGCTCGTCGTCGACTCCGACCGCCGCCCGGCCGGCTGGTCGAACGCCGGCGACCCGGACCTGCTGCCGTGCGCGCGCACCTTCACCGTCGGCGTCGACTCGTTGCGCTCCGCCCTGGACAGCGCGGTCCTCAACCCCTCCGGGCTCGCCATCGGCGTCGACGGCGACGGCCGCGCGGTCGGGCTCGCCGACCAGTCGCAGATCACCGAGCGGCTGCGCACGCCGGTGGCGGGCCAATGA
- a CDS encoding ABC transporter permease, whose protein sequence is MSWDWRWSWIGTHLDLLGELLVQHVYLALVPVLIGLAISLPLGLCCVRWPRLYPFVLAVTSTMYALPSLALFVVLIEYTGFSGWTVIIPLTIYTLAVLVRNVVDGLHSVPDHVRQAAVAMGFSAARRLIQVELPVAVPVVFAGLRVATVANISLVSIGSLIGISGLGQLFVDGIQRNFPTPIVVGIVLTVALAVLADAALVLLQRVLTPWSRTRRTTA, encoded by the coding sequence ATGAGCTGGGACTGGCGCTGGAGCTGGATCGGCACCCATCTCGACCTGCTCGGCGAACTGCTCGTCCAGCACGTCTACCTGGCGCTGGTGCCGGTGCTGATCGGCCTGGCGATCTCCCTGCCACTCGGTCTGTGCTGCGTACGCTGGCCGCGCCTCTACCCGTTCGTCCTGGCCGTGACGAGCACGATGTACGCCCTGCCGTCGCTGGCCCTGTTCGTCGTGCTCATCGAGTACACCGGGTTCAGCGGGTGGACCGTCATCATTCCGCTGACCATCTACACCCTGGCGGTACTGGTCCGCAACGTCGTCGACGGCCTGCACTCGGTTCCCGACCACGTACGGCAGGCCGCTGTGGCCATGGGCTTCTCGGCGGCACGGCGCCTCATCCAGGTGGAGCTGCCGGTGGCCGTACCGGTCGTGTTCGCCGGGCTGCGGGTGGCCACGGTGGCGAACATCAGCCTCGTCAGCATCGGTTCGCTGATCGGCATCAGCGGCCTCGGCCAACTCTTCGTCGACGGCATCCAGCGCAACTTTCCCACCCCGATCGTCGTCGGCATCGTGCTCACGGTCGCCCTGGCGGTGCTCGCGGACGCGGCGCTGGTACTGCTCCAACGCGTGCTCACCCCGTGGAGCCGGACCAGAAGGACCACAGCATGA
- a CDS encoding MurR/RpiR family transcriptional regulator, whose product MTDGAASATERLLALFNGHRLSPTQRRIAQYLLDHMPEAAFLSSVDVAERVGVSQPSVTRFAMALGFSGYPAMRDALRPIALRATSAPDSQEDIRRNEFQAAVDAEIRNLTALRDALADPRPVLDLGRDLSGSRPLTVLGSRISGPLAAYFAYGARRIHPDVRLAGGGSTVADELLQSREAGGTWVLAFAMPRYAAELRAALRCARELGLRTAVISDVLMPFASDVDVSLSAGVGSRLVFDSYAGPTVLATILLQAIADAEPDRAQRRLDAYEQLAERHGFFITG is encoded by the coding sequence GTGACAGACGGTGCCGCGTCGGCGACCGAGCGCCTGTTGGCACTGTTCAACGGCCACCGGCTCTCGCCGACCCAGCGGCGGATCGCGCAGTACCTGCTCGACCACATGCCCGAGGCGGCGTTCCTGTCGAGCGTCGACGTGGCCGAACGTGTCGGGGTGAGCCAGCCGTCGGTCACCAGGTTCGCGATGGCGCTGGGCTTCTCCGGCTATCCCGCGATGCGTGACGCGCTGCGGCCGATCGCGTTGCGCGCGACGAGCGCTCCGGACAGCCAGGAGGACATCCGGCGCAACGAGTTCCAGGCGGCCGTGGACGCTGAGATCCGCAACCTGACGGCGCTGCGCGACGCGCTCGCAGATCCCCGCCCCGTGCTCGACCTCGGGCGCGACCTGTCCGGGTCGAGGCCGCTCACCGTGCTCGGCTCGCGGATTTCCGGCCCGCTCGCCGCGTACTTCGCCTACGGCGCCAGGCGCATCCATCCCGACGTCCGGCTGGCCGGCGGCGGCAGCACCGTGGCCGACGAGCTGCTCCAGTCGCGCGAGGCCGGGGGCACGTGGGTGCTGGCCTTCGCCATGCCGAGGTACGCCGCCGAGCTGCGCGCCGCCCTGCGCTGCGCTCGCGAGCTGGGGCTGCGCACCGCCGTGATCAGCGACGTGCTGATGCCGTTCGCCAGCGACGTCGACGTGTCGCTCAGCGCCGGCGTCGGCTCGCGGCTGGTCTTCGACTCGTACGCGGGACCGACGGTGCTGGCCACGATCCTGCTGCAGGCGATCGCCGACGCCGAACCCGACCGCGCCCAGCGGCGGCTGGACGCGTACGAGCAGTTGGCCGAGCGGCACGGCTTCTTCATAACGGGCTGA
- a CDS encoding LacI family DNA-binding transcriptional regulator, with translation MPRNKRATLREVAEATGLSTAAVSYALRGLQVSDETKERVRKAAAELGYEADPIARALAGGQTGLVGVLCGSLEDLWQQQLAAGIGRELLARDRYALILDAGGDPKRELAIAHQLRDQRVDGLIVSPVDPSADGWAALADTVPMVCIGDSLVAARTAGEVLFDNRAGVTLALEHLAGLGHRNIAVLTPSRASTPDRPAEVHVAAEAERLGLAVSIVTSGHNLVAATAAARRVLRERDRPTALFCFSDSIAYGAYAAAAELGLRIPQDVSVAGYDDHPVSGLLSPA, from the coding sequence GTGCCTCGAAACAAACGCGCAACGTTACGTGAGGTTGCGGAGGCGACCGGGCTGTCCACCGCCGCGGTGTCCTACGCGCTGCGCGGGCTCCAGGTCTCCGACGAGACCAAGGAGCGGGTCCGCAAGGCGGCGGCCGAGCTCGGCTACGAGGCCGACCCCATCGCCCGCGCGCTCGCCGGCGGCCAGACCGGGCTGGTCGGAGTGCTGTGCGGTTCGCTGGAGGACCTGTGGCAACAGCAACTCGCCGCAGGCATCGGCCGCGAACTGCTGGCCCGCGACCGGTACGCGTTGATCCTCGACGCCGGCGGCGACCCCAAGCGCGAGCTGGCCATCGCCCACCAACTGCGCGACCAGCGGGTGGACGGCCTCATCGTGTCGCCGGTCGACCCGTCCGCCGACGGCTGGGCGGCCCTGGCCGACACGGTACCGATGGTCTGCATCGGCGACTCACTGGTCGCGGCGCGCACCGCGGGCGAGGTCCTGTTCGACAACCGGGCCGGGGTGACGCTGGCCCTGGAGCACCTGGCCGGCCTCGGGCACCGGAACATCGCCGTGCTGACTCCGAGCCGGGCCAGCACCCCGGACCGGCCGGCCGAGGTGCACGTCGCCGCCGAAGCGGAACGGCTCGGCCTGGCCGTCTCGATCGTCACCTCCGGACACAACCTGGTCGCGGCGACCGCGGCCGCGCGCCGCGTGCTGCGTGAACGCGACCGGCCCACCGCCCTGTTCTGCTTCTCGGACTCGATCGCCTACGGGGCGTACGCCGCCGCGGCCGAGTTGGGCCTGCGGATACCGCAGGACGTGTCGGTCGCCGGCTACGACGACCACCCGGTCTCCGGGCTGCTCTCCCCGGCCTGA
- a CDS encoding PhzF family phenazine biosynthesis protein, whose product MPRSRDFAQVDVFSSTPYLGNPVAVVLDAADLDDQAMQRVARWTNLSETTFVLPPTTPEADYRLRIFTPGGELPFAGHPTLGSAHAWLEHGGSPRRGDRVVQECGAGLVQVRRGERLLSFAAPATRRTGDIEDEYLEKIVAAFGIDRDRVLAHQWVDNGPGWAVVQLATAQEVLDLEPDLSQIPTAMVGAVGAYPSGSEYAFELRSFAPGVGVAEDPVCGSMNASVGQWLTSTGAAPSSYRVSQGARLGRAGDITITADADGTVWVGGATTTCFRGTATL is encoded by the coding sequence GTGCCTCGTTCTCGCGACTTTGCCCAGGTCGACGTGTTCTCCTCGACCCCCTACCTCGGGAACCCGGTCGCTGTCGTGCTCGACGCGGCCGACTTGGACGATCAGGCAATGCAGCGCGTCGCCCGCTGGACGAACCTGTCGGAGACGACCTTCGTGCTGCCGCCCACGACCCCTGAGGCGGACTATCGGTTGCGGATTTTCACTCCCGGTGGTGAGCTTCCGTTCGCCGGTCATCCCACACTCGGCTCCGCCCACGCCTGGCTTGAGCACGGCGGGAGCCCTCGTCGCGGAGACCGCGTCGTGCAGGAGTGCGGCGCCGGGCTTGTCCAGGTGCGCCGCGGCGAGCGCCTACTGTCGTTTGCCGCTCCGGCCACCCGGCGCACCGGGGACATCGAGGATGAGTACCTGGAGAAGATCGTCGCCGCGTTCGGCATCGACCGCGACCGGGTGCTGGCCCACCAGTGGGTCGACAACGGCCCCGGCTGGGCCGTTGTCCAGCTCGCCACCGCGCAAGAGGTGCTCGATCTGGAGCCCGACCTGTCGCAGATCCCCACGGCCATGGTGGGTGCGGTCGGTGCCTACCCGTCGGGCTCGGAGTACGCGTTCGAACTGCGGAGCTTCGCGCCCGGCGTCGGGGTGGCCGAGGATCCCGTCTGCGGCAGCATGAACGCCTCGGTCGGGCAGTGGCTGACGAGCACGGGCGCGGCGCCTAGCAGCTACCGGGTTTCCCAGGGTGCGCGTCTGGGCCGGGCCGGCGACATCACGATCACAGCCGACGCTGACGGGACCGTCTGGGTCGGCGGGGCGACGACCACCTGCTTCCGCGGCACCGCCACCCTGTGA
- a CDS encoding class I SAM-dependent methyltransferase, whose product MFSPQGPSLGELCVQALSSVERGYDLLAPKFDHTPFRTPQSVLGATADALSGLGPFSHGLDVCCGTGAGMQILGPLCQERITGVDFSAGMLAQARSAHPDATWVRADARALPFAEDFDLAVTFGALGHFLPAERPALFEGVYRALRPGGLFTFPIGSPPPLASVSHWATLGFDVAMRVRNAVWRPPFVMYYRTSPLSAVRDDLSAAGFTTTAVALTVLGRHRDGSPRCRLILARKPAEGH is encoded by the coding sequence GTGTTTTCGCCTCAAGGCCCGTCTCTGGGTGAACTGTGCGTCCAGGCGCTGTCCTCGGTCGAGCGCGGCTACGACCTGCTGGCTCCGAAGTTCGACCACACGCCGTTTCGTACCCCGCAGAGCGTTCTCGGGGCGACCGCCGACGCGCTGTCCGGACTCGGGCCGTTCAGCCACGGGCTGGACGTGTGCTGCGGCACCGGCGCGGGCATGCAGATTCTCGGGCCCCTGTGCCAGGAACGGATTACCGGCGTCGACTTCAGCGCCGGCATGCTCGCCCAGGCTCGGAGCGCGCACCCGGACGCCACGTGGGTACGGGCCGACGCCCGGGCCCTGCCTTTCGCCGAGGACTTCGATCTCGCGGTCACCTTCGGAGCGCTTGGGCACTTCCTGCCCGCCGAACGGCCCGCACTCTTCGAGGGGGTGTACCGCGCGCTGCGGCCCGGCGGGCTCTTCACGTTCCCGATCGGGTCGCCGCCGCCGCTCGCCTCGGTCTCGCACTGGGCCACGCTCGGATTCGACGTGGCAATGCGGGTCCGCAATGCCGTGTGGCGTCCCCCGTTCGTCATGTACTACCGCACCAGCCCGCTGTCCGCGGTCCGCGACGACCTGTCGGCGGCCGGCTTCACCACGACCGCCGTCGCCTTGACCGTCCTGGGCCGGCACCGGGACGGCAGCCCGCGGTGCCGGCTCATCCTGGCGCGTAAGCCGGCAGAGGGGCACTGA
- a CDS encoding aromatic amino acid ammonia-lyase: protein MSHPDVLIDGAGLTCAEVRRVAQDRASVQVDAAGLARAAAAHALVKELAARRPVYGRTTGVGANRLVTVAPEPGSDASAGDAHGLRLLRSHAAGAGPLLDPVIARAMLVVRLNQLAAGGSGVGPEVLTALAEALNRGLAPTAYTFGAIGTGDLSALASAALCLLGELPWRGGQVPAVQFDPADAVGFVSSNAALIGEAALACANLSDLFGAATVISALAFLGADGNIEAYDEFVQRARPHPGQQAVAASLRRLLRGQPTRSARIQDPYSYRAMPQVHGSAVDAAAALDRTLAVELNAAGENPLVDVAGSRILHNANFHMAHLGLALDSLRIGLYQTAALSVARTTTMLEPAITGLTPFLAAGPAGSSGLMILEYVAQSALADLRHCATPATLASAVVSRGVEEHAPFSAQAARNTTQAVAAYRVILSVELVAAIRALRMRGTAPAPGLARDAFDLAAAVLPEPTTDRNLDADLRAAADLLATYPGISPL, encoded by the coding sequence ATGTCGCACCCGGACGTGCTGATCGACGGTGCGGGGCTCACCTGCGCCGAGGTCCGCCGCGTGGCCCAGGACCGCGCCTCGGTCCAGGTGGACGCCGCCGGCCTGGCCCGGGCGGCGGCCGCCCACGCGCTGGTCAAGGAGCTGGCCGCCCGGCGACCGGTCTACGGGCGCACCACCGGCGTCGGCGCCAACCGGCTGGTAACGGTGGCACCGGAGCCGGGATCCGACGCGTCGGCGGGGGACGCGCACGGCCTGCGGCTGTTGCGCAGCCACGCCGCCGGGGCCGGCCCGCTGCTCGACCCGGTGATCGCCCGCGCCATGCTCGTCGTCCGGCTCAACCAGCTCGCGGCTGGCGGCTCCGGGGTCGGTCCCGAGGTGCTCACCGCCCTGGCCGAGGCGCTCAACCGCGGCTTGGCACCCACCGCGTACACCTTCGGCGCCATCGGCACCGGTGACCTGAGCGCGCTGGCCAGCGCCGCACTGTGCCTGCTCGGCGAGCTGCCCTGGCGGGGCGGGCAGGTGCCAGCGGTGCAGTTCGACCCGGCCGACGCCGTCGGTTTCGTCAGCTCCAACGCGGCATTGATCGGAGAGGCCGCGCTCGCCTGCGCGAACCTGTCGGACCTGTTCGGTGCCGCCACCGTGATCAGCGCGCTCGCCTTCCTCGGCGCCGACGGCAACATCGAGGCGTACGACGAGTTCGTCCAGCGTGCCCGACCCCACCCCGGACAGCAGGCGGTCGCGGCGAGCCTGCGGCGGCTGCTGCGCGGCCAGCCAACGCGGTCCGCGCGAATCCAGGACCCTTACAGCTACCGGGCCATGCCCCAGGTGCACGGATCCGCGGTCGACGCGGCCGCGGCCCTGGACCGCACGCTCGCGGTCGAGCTCAACGCCGCCGGCGAGAACCCGCTGGTGGACGTGGCCGGCTCCCGGATCCTGCACAACGCGAACTTCCACATGGCCCACCTGGGCCTGGCACTGGACTCGCTGCGCATCGGGCTCTACCAGACCGCGGCGCTGTCGGTCGCGCGCACCACGACCATGCTGGAGCCCGCGATCACGGGACTGACGCCGTTCCTGGCCGCCGGTCCCGCCGGGTCGTCCGGACTGATGATCCTGGAGTACGTGGCCCAGTCCGCCCTCGCCGACCTGCGCCACTGCGCCACGCCGGCGACCCTCGCCAGCGCCGTCGTGTCCCGCGGAGTCGAGGAGCACGCACCGTTCTCCGCCCAGGCCGCTCGCAACACCACCCAGGCCGTGGCGGCGTACCGGGTGATCCTTTCGGTCGAACTGGTGGCGGCCATCCGCGCACTGCGGATGCGCGGCACGGCGCCCGCCCCGGGGTTGGCCCGCGACGCGTTCGACCTCGCCGCCGCCGTACTGCCGGAGCCCACCACGGACCGCAACCTGGACGCGGACCTGCGGGCCGCCGCCGACCTGCTCGCCACCTACCCCGGCATCAGCCCGTTATGA
- a CDS encoding cysteine dioxygenase, translating into MTFSTAFTRDLTRSELQALVDDLAARRDAWQAQVAFSDTQRHYVSLHRDEHVDVWLLCWTRSNDTGWHDHDISSGAVRVVQGAINEHNPRIGGDHVAATIPAGQSFHFGPEHIHRLTGGTDDTVTIHAYSPPLWRLGQYTIDGDGLMRRVSVSYADELRPLDAYPAMY; encoded by the coding sequence ATGACCTTCTCGACCGCGTTCACCCGTGACCTGACCCGATCGGAGCTGCAAGCCCTCGTGGACGACCTGGCCGCGCGGCGCGACGCCTGGCAGGCGCAGGTGGCCTTCTCCGACACCCAGCGGCACTATGTCTCGCTGCACCGCGACGAGCATGTCGACGTCTGGCTGCTGTGCTGGACCCGCAGCAACGACACCGGTTGGCACGACCATGACATCTCGTCCGGCGCCGTGCGGGTCGTCCAGGGCGCGATCAACGAGCACAATCCCCGGATCGGCGGCGACCACGTGGCCGCGACGATACCGGCCGGCCAGTCGTTCCACTTTGGACCTGAGCACATCCATCGGCTCACCGGCGGCACGGACGACACCGTCACCATCCACGCGTACTCTCCGCCGCTGTGGCGGTTGGGCCAATACACCATCGACGGCGACGGTCTGATGCGCCGGGTGTCCGTCAGCTACGCCGACGAGCTGCGCCCGCTCGACGCGTACCCCGCGATGTATTGA